In Actinomycetota bacterium, the following proteins share a genomic window:
- a CDS encoding group II intron maturase-specific domain-containing protein has product ALVEMGAQVREWRLHARTGMSLNDLADWINPVVRGWINYYGRFYRSKLYPLLQRINTYLMRWAGKKYKRLRAYRRFTSWWFGIVDRNPELFTHWRLVRTFAGLR; this is encoded by the coding sequence GGCGCTGGTCGAGATGGGAGCGCAGGTGCGGGAGTGGCGGTTGCACGCCCGCACCGGGATGAGCCTGAACGACCTCGCCGACTGGATCAATCCGGTCGTGCGGGGCTGGATCAACTACTACGGCCGGTTCTACCGGTCGAAGCTGTATCCCCTCCTGCAGCGCATCAACACCTACCTGATGCGCTGGGCTGGCAAGAAATACAAGCGGTTACGCGCCTACCGGCGCTTCACCAGTTGGTGGTTCGGGATCGTCGATCGAAACCCCGAGCTGTTTACCCACTGGCGATTGGTGCGCACGTTCGCAGGATTGCGATGA